The following coding sequences are from one Paenibacillus tundrae window:
- a CDS encoding ATP-dependent nuclease, with product MSSKESITSVEFKNFKALKNYSVKMQRMNILVGPNNSGKSTIISAFRALSVGIKHARSKKATIVSTSVGDKFGYSISEEALPMSLENVHTDYAEIDSTISFRISNGNRLILYFPISGGCFLLTETSDEKIVNSPRHFMEQFPLLLEIVPILGPIEQNEQLISEKTVRNGLTTHRASRHFRNYWRFYPEGFEEFSELVRKTWPGMTIEPPRKVDMMSSELVMFCNENRIARELYWSGFGFQIWCQLLTHISRCKEASILIVDEPEVYLHPDVQRQLLGILRDCGPDILIASHSTEIMGEADASEILLINKKMRSAERLKDIEDIQKAMDAVGSIQNITLTHLARTGRLLFVEGLDDYKIIRRFAKQFGLSELSTGNDITAFECGGFSYWDTIRSFAWGFKETLKTSLHIGAVFDRDYRCDEEINNIQDDLGKHLEFSHIHGRKEIENYLLVPNVLEKAFKKSVREREKRTGLVIEESDSIIRILDDITTTMKIDIQSQYLARRAEYLRNSGLDQATINRDSMQRFEEKWNKIETRLEVVPGKEVLRQLRAELQRIYAISLTDFKIIDEFSVKDIPDDLRDLLFKLDLFRSVE from the coding sequence ATGTCAAGTAAAGAGAGTATAACATCCGTAGAATTTAAAAATTTTAAGGCGTTAAAGAACTACTCTGTTAAAATGCAAAGAATGAATATATTAGTTGGTCCTAATAATAGCGGCAAATCAACAATAATAAGTGCCTTTCGTGCGTTAAGTGTAGGTATAAAACATGCACGTTCAAAAAAAGCCACAATTGTTAGTACCTCTGTAGGTGATAAGTTTGGTTATTCAATTTCAGAAGAAGCCTTACCCATGTCACTTGAAAATGTACACACTGATTATGCAGAGATTGATTCTACAATTAGTTTTCGTATATCAAATGGGAACCGTCTTATATTGTATTTCCCTATCTCAGGTGGCTGTTTTTTGTTAACCGAGACAAGCGATGAGAAAATTGTAAATAGCCCAAGGCACTTTATGGAACAATTCCCTCTCTTATTAGAGATAGTCCCAATTTTAGGTCCAATAGAACAAAACGAACAATTAATCTCTGAAAAAACTGTCCGAAATGGTTTGACTACACATAGAGCATCTCGGCATTTCCGTAATTACTGGAGATTCTATCCTGAGGGTTTCGAAGAATTTTCTGAGCTTGTAAGAAAAACTTGGCCTGGAATGACGATAGAACCACCTAGAAAAGTAGATATGATGTCCTCTGAGCTTGTGATGTTTTGTAATGAAAATCGTATAGCACGTGAACTATATTGGTCTGGTTTCGGTTTTCAAATATGGTGTCAACTTTTAACACATATTTCACGATGTAAGGAAGCTTCAATTTTGATTGTTGATGAACCCGAAGTATATTTACATCCAGATGTTCAAAGACAACTCTTAGGAATTCTTAGAGACTGTGGCCCTGACATTTTAATAGCTTCGCATTCTACGGAAATTATGGGTGAAGCTGATGCATCAGAAATTTTATTAATTAATAAGAAGATGCGTTCTGCTGAGAGGCTCAAGGATATCGAGGATATACAAAAAGCTATGGATGCAGTGGGCTCAATACAAAATATTACATTAACTCATTTAGCTCGAACAGGTAGATTATTATTTGTAGAAGGATTAGATGACTACAAAATAATTAGAAGGTTTGCCAAACAGTTTGGTTTATCTGAACTTTCAACAGGAAATGATATAACTGCTTTTGAATGTGGTGGTTTTTCTTATTGGGATACCATTAGATCATTTGCTTGGGGATTTAAAGAAACTCTAAAAACTTCACTGCATATTGGTGCTGTGTTTGATAGAGATTATAGGTGCGATGAGGAAATTAATAATATACAGGATGATCTTGGTAAACACCTTGAATTTTCTCATATACATGGAAGAAAGGAAATCGAGAATTATTTATTAGTACCAAATGTTCTTGAAAAGGCATTTAAAAAGTCCGTTCGTGAAAGAGAGAAACGAACAGGATTAGTGATTGAAGAATCTGATTCAATAATAAGAATACTAGATGATATCACCACTACTATGAAGATAGATATTCAATCACAATATTTAGCTAGGAGGGCGGAGTATTTAAGGAATTCAGGACTAGATCAAGCAACAATAAATAGAGACTCTATGCAGAGATTTGAAGAAAAATGGAATAAAATTGAAACTAGATTAGAGGTAGTTCCGGGCAAAGAAGTCCTAAGACAACTAAGGGCTGAGCTACAAAGAATTTATGCAATTAGTTTGACTGATTTTAAAATAATTGATGAATTCTCAGTAAAGGACATTCCAGATGATCTTCGAGATTTATTGTTTAAGTTGGATTTGTTTAGGTCAGTTGAATGA
- a CDS encoding helix-turn-helix domain-containing protein, giving the protein MKHRQEPPGDKNIIGSRVVAIRKSKGIKQREFLARLQTLGLDISQTSLSRLEGQYRLVQDYEVVSIAKALEVSVGYLLGEEHRA; this is encoded by the coding sequence ATGAAGCATAGACAAGAACCACCAGGTGACAAAAACATCATCGGCTCCCGAGTCGTAGCTATTCGTAAAAGTAAAGGCATCAAACAACGTGAGTTCCTCGCCAGACTGCAAACATTGGGTTTGGATATCAGTCAGACTAGTCTTTCACGTCTGGAAGGTCAATACCGTCTTGTTCAAGATTATGAAGTGGTGAGTATTGCAAAGGCTTTGGAGGTTTCTGTGGGGTATTTGCTTGGAGAAGAGCATCGTGCTTAA
- a CDS encoding aspartyl-phosphate phosphatase Spo0E family protein, whose amino-acid sequence MSRLLDLLEEERRKLNQLGEASLKQAIPLSDNPGVQEQSRRVDELVSRVSETKKKHSRVIR is encoded by the coding sequence ATGAGCCGGTTGCTTGACTTATTGGAAGAGGAACGGCGCAAGCTTAATCAGCTTGGTGAGGCATCTTTGAAGCAAGCGATTCCGTTATCGGACAACCCTGGGGTTCAGGAACAGAGCCGAAGGGTGGATGAACTAGTGTCACGAGTGAGCGAAACGAAGAAGAAGCATAGCCGAGTGATACGATAA